In one Silene latifolia isolate original U9 population chromosome 10, ASM4854445v1, whole genome shotgun sequence genomic region, the following are encoded:
- the LOC141605674 gene encoding uncharacterized protein LOC141605674: MDVNGKDLYFSCYTQFAKKDNFGDTTLRLDCHGYGKNNAGRLLNNSNDPAVYASMTSDDGCRLVLGLGPTSRTYSEDKQTKVSSSSFHHGVPSDSNSILKLGLSRGAGNIFGSLDFSTTSQSELNMHHVTQSLPLVDEGSTSAKKAGGYMPSLLLAPISDGNQAAAQIWETFGVGAKSSSDQFALCSDPSNTSYTTSEPSTGLMSAVNKPHNTKRCRFMGCTKGARGASGLCIGHGGGQRCQKPGCNKGAESRTAYCKAHGGGRRCEHLGCTKSAEGKTDFCIAHGGGRRCGFSEGCSKAARGKSGLCIRHGGGKRCKVEGCTRSAEGQAGLCISHGGGRRCQFTGCAKGAQGSTLYCKAHGGGKRCVFAGCTKGAEGSTPLCKGHGGGKRCMFDGGGICPKSVHGGTNYCVAHGGGKRCSVPGCTKSARGRTDCCVRHGGGKRCKVDNCGKSAQGSTDFCKAHGGGKRCIWAGQSPCEKFARGRSGLCAAHSSKAQERDKQRGMLGPGLFHGLVSTSTTVASSVELDNNNSCSGISAISDCGDSIIRPSKRRQLIPPEVLVPLSMKSSSFYSIQTTANEQDELCNGGDSRRGKVDFSIPEGRVHGGGLMSLLGGNMNNSVHGI, from the coding sequence ATGGATGTTAATGGGAAGGATTTATATTTCTCTTGCTATACTCAATTTGCTAAAAAAGACAACTTTGGGGATACAACTTTACGCCTGGATTGCCATGGCTATGGGAAGAACAACGCTGGCCGACTTCTAAACAACTCAAATGACCCTGCGGTTTATGCTTCCATGACTTCTGATGATGGTTGCAGACTTGTACTTGGATTAGGGCCAACGTCAAGGACCTACTCTGAAGACAAACAAACAAAGGTTTCTTCTTCATCATTCCATCATGGAGTTCCGAGTGATAGCAACTCAATCTTGAAGCTTGGACTCTCTAGAGGAGCTGGGAATATATTCGGGTCTCTTGACTTTTCAACTACATCCCAGAGTGAGTTAAACATGCATCATGTCACTCAATCCCTTCCCCTTGTAGACGAGGGGTCCACATCTGCAAAAAAAGCAGGTGGTTATATGCCATCACTTCTTTTGGCTCCAATAAGTGATGGTAATCAAGCTGCTGCGCAAATATGGGAGACTTTTGGGGTTGGTGCAAAGTCTTCTTCTGACCAATTTGCATTGTGTTCTGACCCTTCCAACACAAGTTATACAACATCGGAGCCTTCCACTGGGCTGATGTCTGCGGTCAATAAGCCCCACAATACAAAAAGGTGCAGGTTCATGGGATGTACAAAAGGAGCGCGAGGTGCATCGGGTCTTTGCATTGGCCATGGTGGGGGGCAAAGATGTCAAAAACCTGGTTGTAACAAGGGTGCAGAAAGCCGTACTGCTTATTGTAAAGCCCATGGTGGAGGGAGAAGATGTGAGCACTTGGGATGCACCAAAAGTGCGGAGGGCAAAACTGACTTTTGCATTGCGCATGGCGGGGGCCGAAGATGTGGGTTTTCTGAAGGTTGTAGCAAAGCAGCGCGTGGAAAATCAGGGCTTTGTATTCGCCATGGAGGGGGTAAGAGATGTAAGGTAGAAGGCTGCACAAGGAGCGCTGAAGGGCAAGCAGGTCTTTGTATCTCCCATGGTGGTGGACGACGTTGTCAATTTACAGGCTGTGCCAAGGGTGCACAGGGCAGTACCTTGTACTGCAAGGCTCACGGGGGCGGAAAACGATGCGTATTTGCGGGTTGTACGAAGGGTGCTGAGGGGAGCACGCCACTATGCAAGGGACATGGCGGGGGTAAGAGATGCATGTTTGATGGAGGTGGGATATGCCCGAAGAGCGTCCATGGGGGCACCAACTACTGTGTTGCCCATGGAGGCGGGAAACGATGCTCAGTCCCCGGGTGCACGAAGAGTGCCCGTGGCCGTACAGATTGCTGTGTCAGACACGGAGGCGGGAAACGATGCAAAGTCGATAACTGTGGGAAGAGTGCCCAAGGGAGCACCGACTTTTGCAAGGCTCACGGAGGTGGGAAACGATGCATCTGGGCCGGACAAAGCCCATGTGAGAAGTTTGCCAGAGGGAGAAGTGGGTTGTGTGCTGCCCATAGCAGCAAGGCCCAAGAGAGAGACAAGCAGCGTGGCATGCTTGGGCCAGGCCTGTTCCATGGGCTGGTCTCTACTTCTACAACAGTTGCTAGCAGCGTAGAGTTGGACAACAATAACTCTTGTTCAGGAATTAGTGCGATTTCAGATTGTGGAGATTCGATTATTAGGCCGTCTAAACGACGACAGCTCATACCACCCGAGGTTCTAGTCCCTCTATCGATGAAGTCGTCCTCGTTTTATTCCATTCAGACTACTGCTAATGAGCAAGATGAACTATGCAATGGCGGTGACAGTAGAAGGGGCAAAGTGGACTTTTCGATACCCGAGGGCAGAGTTCATGGTGGTGGTCTAATGTCTTTACTGGGTGGAAATATGAACAACTCCGTGCATGGAATATGA